A window of the Radiobacillus deserti genome harbors these coding sequences:
- the atpA gene encoding F0F1 ATP synthase subunit alpha, producing MSIKAEEISSLIKQQIENYQSDIQVSDVGTVIEIGDGIARAHGLDNVMAGELVEFSNGVMGMAQNLEENNVGIVILGPYTEIREGDEVKRTGRIMEVPVGEELLGRVVNPLGQPIDGKGAIETSKARPIESPAPGVMDRKSVHEPLQTGIKAIDALVPIGRGQRELIIGDRQTGKTTVAIDAILNPKGQDMICIYVAIGQKESTVRGTVETLRKYGALDYTIVVSAGASDPAPLLYLAPYTGVSMGEEFMYNGKHVLVVYDDLSKQAAAYRELSLLLRRPPGREAFPGDVFYLHSRLLERAAKLSDAKGGGSLTALPFVETQAGDISAYIPTNVISITDGQIFLQSDLFFSGVRPAINPGLSVSRVGGSAQIKAMKKVSGTLRLDLASYRELESFAQFGSDLDAATQAKLNRGARTVEVLKQGLHKPLDVEKQVMIIYALVNGYLDDIPVEDITRFESEFHVWLDNNKADLLLSIRETGNLGEAEDMNGAVEAFKKTFVPSA from the coding sequence ATGAGCATAAAAGCTGAAGAAATCAGTTCACTGATTAAACAGCAGATTGAAAACTATCAATCAGATATCCAAGTATCTGATGTTGGTACAGTTATCGAAATTGGTGACGGTATCGCACGTGCACACGGCCTTGATAATGTCATGGCTGGGGAGCTCGTTGAATTTTCAAATGGTGTCATGGGTATGGCACAGAACTTAGAAGAAAACAATGTTGGTATCGTTATCTTAGGCCCTTACACGGAAATCCGTGAAGGAGACGAAGTGAAACGTACTGGCCGTATTATGGAAGTGCCTGTTGGTGAGGAATTACTAGGACGTGTAGTAAATCCACTTGGACAACCAATCGATGGGAAGGGTGCAATTGAGACAAGTAAAGCTCGTCCAATTGAATCACCAGCTCCAGGGGTAATGGATCGTAAATCCGTTCATGAACCACTTCAAACAGGTATTAAAGCAATTGATGCACTAGTACCAATCGGACGTGGACAACGTGAGCTAATCATTGGAGACCGTCAAACTGGTAAAACAACAGTAGCAATTGATGCAATCCTGAATCCAAAAGGTCAAGATATGATTTGTATTTATGTAGCGATTGGCCAAAAAGAATCTACGGTTCGTGGAACGGTAGAAACGTTACGTAAATACGGTGCACTTGATTACACTATTGTTGTATCTGCAGGTGCGTCTGACCCTGCACCACTTCTTTACCTAGCTCCATATACAGGGGTGTCTATGGGTGAAGAATTTATGTACAACGGAAAACACGTATTAGTAGTATATGATGACTTGTCCAAACAAGCGGCAGCGTACCGTGAACTTTCCTTGTTACTACGTAGACCTCCAGGTCGTGAAGCATTCCCAGGGGATGTATTCTACTTGCACTCTCGTTTACTAGAGCGTGCTGCGAAGCTTAGTGATGCAAAGGGTGGCGGTTCTTTAACAGCACTTCCATTCGTTGAAACACAAGCAGGGGATATCTCCGCATATATCCCGACAAACGTTATTTCCATCACAGATGGACAAATTTTCTTGCAGTCTGATCTATTCTTCTCTGGTGTTCGTCCAGCGATTAACCCAGGTCTTTCTGTATCCCGTGTAGGTGGTTCTGCACAAATTAAAGCGATGAAAAAAGTTTCAGGTACGCTACGTCTAGACCTAGCTTCTTACCGTGAACTAGAATCCTTCGCACAATTCGGTTCAGACCTTGATGCGGCAACGCAGGCGAAGCTAAATCGTGGTGCACGTACTGTAGAAGTGTTAAAGCAAGGCCTTCACAAACCACTTGATGTAGAAAAACAAGTGATGATTATCTACGCACTTGTTAATGGATATCTAGATGATATTCCTGTGGAAGACATTACTCGCTTTGAGTCTGAATTCCATGTATGGTTAGATAACAATAAAGCTGATTTATTGTTATCAATCCGTGAGACAGGAAATCTTGGGGAAGCAGAGGATATGAATGGTGCTGTAGAAGCATTCAAGAAAACATTCGTACCATCTGCGTAA
- a CDS encoding F0F1 ATP synthase subunit delta, which produces MSEAVVSKRYADALFQLAQEKSRLIELEEEMRALDEIVKQSPELLTFLTNPKVNGSDKKNLLKESLKDFSNEVLHTLFILVDRHREESIPDVITHVIALANEMKGIAEAKVYSVRELSIDEQEEISKVFAKKLNINVLKIENIVDPSIIGGIKIRIGNTIYDGSISGKLTRLERSIVSAN; this is translated from the coding sequence ATGAGTGAAGCAGTAGTTTCCAAGCGTTATGCAGATGCTCTTTTTCAACTTGCACAAGAAAAATCTCGATTAATAGAGTTAGAAGAAGAAATGCGTGCTTTGGACGAAATTGTGAAGCAAAGCCCAGAGCTTTTAACTTTTTTAACAAACCCGAAAGTAAATGGTTCTGATAAAAAGAACCTACTAAAAGAATCACTAAAAGACTTTTCGAATGAAGTGCTTCATACACTATTTATTCTTGTGGATCGTCACCGTGAAGAATCTATTCCGGATGTGATCACACATGTTATTGCGTTAGCAAACGAAATGAAAGGCATCGCAGAAGCGAAAGTCTACTCTGTTCGTGAGTTATCGATTGATGAACAAGAAGAGATTTCTAAGGTGTTTGCGAAGAAGCTAAACATCAACGTATTGAAAATAGAAAACATTGTAGATCCAAGCATTATCGGTGGAATCAAGATTAGAATTGGGAACACCATATATGATGGATCGATTTCTGGAAAGCTTACTCGTCTAGAGCGAAGCATAGTGTCAGCTAATTAA
- the atpF gene encoding F0F1 ATP synthase subunit B, which yields MQSLTGGWLTIQAGGGIGGLFTGDMLAQLFFFIVLLVLLRKFAWGPLMGVMKQREDHIANEIETAEKNRQEAERASREANEQLQKTRQEAQAIIEEAKKAGQKQEQDIIASARKEADRIKEAAQEEINNEKEKAIQALQDQVATLSVQIATKVIEKEINAQDQEKLISEYIKEVGEER from the coding sequence GTGCAATCATTAACAGGTGGTTGGTTGACGATACAAGCTGGTGGTGGAATTGGCGGTCTTTTTACTGGAGACATGCTAGCCCAACTTTTCTTCTTTATTGTATTACTAGTCCTACTACGTAAATTTGCGTGGGGACCATTAATGGGAGTAATGAAACAAAGGGAAGATCATATCGCGAACGAAATTGAAACAGCTGAAAAAAATCGCCAGGAAGCAGAGCGTGCTTCTCGTGAAGCAAACGAGCAATTACAAAAAACTCGTCAAGAAGCACAAGCGATCATTGAAGAGGCGAAAAAAGCTGGTCAAAAGCAAGAACAAGATATTATTGCTTCTGCTCGTAAAGAAGCAGATCGTATAAAAGAAGCAGCACAAGAAGAAATCAACAACGAGAAAGAAAAAGCGATTCAAGCGCTTCAAGATCAAGTGGCAACACTCTCTGTACAAATTGCTACTAAAGTAATTGAAAAAGAGATTAATGCACAAGACCAAGAGAAATTGATTTCCGAATATATTAAAGAGGTAGGAGAAGAGCGATGA
- the atpE gene encoding F0F1 ATP synthase subunit C, protein MGALAAAIAVGLAALGAGIGNGLIVSRTVEGIARQPELRSALQTTMFIGIGLVEAMPIIAVVIALIVM, encoded by the coding sequence ATGGGAGCTTTAGCAGCTGCAATAGCAGTAGGATTGGCAGCACTTGGTGCTGGTATTGGTAACGGTCTAATCGTAAGTCGTACAGTAGAAGGTATCGCGCGTCAACCAGAATTGCGCAGTGCACTTCAAACAACAATGTTTATTGGTATCGGTCTAGTAGAGGCAATGCCGATCATCGCTGTTGTAATCGCACTAATCGTGATGTAA
- the atpB gene encoding F0F1 ATP synthase subunit A: protein MEHEKPLALDVFGISWLDFNLSNVLMMAIASLIVFILGVTASRRLQMKPTGLQNFMEWVIDFVKGIIGDTMDWKTGKTFLPLGLTLITYIFVSNLLGVAFMVTDSHHQLWWKSPTSDPGITLTLSAMVIVLTHYYGIKVKGVKEYGKDYFRPMWFLFPVKLLEEFSNTLTLGLRLFGNIYAGEVLLTMLAGLTASGVLGFLGGAIPMLAWQGFSLFVGAIQAFIFTMLTMVYMSHKVSSDH from the coding sequence TTGGAACATGAAAAACCTTTAGCTCTCGATGTGTTTGGAATATCTTGGTTAGATTTTAACCTATCTAATGTATTAATGATGGCGATTGCATCTCTAATTGTGTTTATTCTAGGTGTAACGGCATCAAGAAGGCTTCAAATGAAGCCAACGGGTCTTCAGAATTTTATGGAATGGGTCATTGATTTCGTAAAAGGCATTATTGGAGATACGATGGACTGGAAAACAGGGAAAACCTTTCTTCCATTAGGATTAACTTTGATCACCTATATTTTCGTCAGCAACCTATTAGGGGTAGCCTTCATGGTTACGGATAGTCATCACCAGTTATGGTGGAAGTCGCCGACATCCGACCCGGGGATTACGTTGACATTATCCGCCATGGTTATCGTTTTAACACATTATTACGGTATTAAAGTAAAAGGTGTCAAAGAGTACGGAAAAGATTATTTCCGTCCAATGTGGTTCTTATTTCCAGTTAAGTTGCTTGAAGAGTTCTCGAATACGCTAACGTTAGGTCTTCGTCTTTTCGGTAACATATACGCAGGTGAGGTATTACTAACTATGCTTGCTGGACTAACCGCTTCAGGCGTCCTTGGATTCCTAGGTGGTGCAATCCCGATGCTAGCTTGGCAAGGATTCAGTTTATTCGTAGGTGCCATTCAAGCATTCATTTTCACTATGTTAACAATGGTTTATATGTCTCACAAAGTGAGCAGCGACCATTAA
- a CDS encoding ATP synthase subunit I — MNEYQRMITRQRKWMFYLLSLLVLGAGFTPYPRIFLGLLLGTVISFYNLWLMQRKINQLGLATIQNRRMQGIGTFTRLASGAAAVLIALRFEEYFHLIAVIIGLMTAYVVIMIDFVLLKSRDLHKEEG, encoded by the coding sequence ATGAATGAATATCAAAGAATGATAACCCGTCAACGTAAGTGGATGTTCTACCTTCTATCGCTCTTAGTTTTAGGTGCGGGATTTACTCCATATCCTCGTATCTTCCTCGGACTTCTCCTTGGAACCGTTATAAGCTTTTACAATTTATGGCTTATGCAACGCAAGATTAATCAGCTAGGCTTAGCTACCATTCAAAATCGCCGAATGCAGGGCATTGGCACTTTTACGCGATTAGCTTCAGGCGCTGCCGCCGTATTAATCGCTCTACGCTTTGAGGAATATTTCCATCTTATAGCAGTTATTATTGGATTAATGACAGCTTATGTTGTCATTATGATAGATTTTGTACTACTTAAATCAAGAGACTTGCATAAGGAAGAGGGGTGA
- a CDS encoding S8 family serine peptidase — MRKVAQLFIVLTMIVGLTPIKVNGQIESDELSVIVEVDGDPYQHKAYIEDHHPFVEVVEVYDTLLNAIAIKGNRQDIEEITLMEDIEKTYPVRTYHTTNVNTSIPFLKDPANQLDKPLAYNGEGVKVGVIDTGVDFHHPDLTSSYEGGYDLVDLDKEPMETLPEQGQPTLHGTHVSGIIAANGNMKGIAPEADLYGYRALGPGGMGTSVQVIAALERAVNDGMDVVNMSLGNSVNGPDWPTTVAVNKAIEKGVTVVIANGNAGPNNWTVGSPATSDKAISVGASTPPLTYPYLFDSFTDKKIPLQTLMDSVPWSLQRKYPIVYGGIGEKEINDAKGKIVLMKRGKIPFEEKARKAEEAGAIAVLIYNNEKGPFQGGLNDKGDEITIPVASLSKKDGEWLLEHMVQKNKWMATEYETTEDKMAQFSSRGPVTISWDIKPEIVAPGAAINSTVPGGYQELQGTSMAAPHVAGGAVLVKQAHPNWTPEQVKGALLTTAMPISDEKGNRYEPIDQGMGRMQIKKAIHTDTILHNPLLSLGKLTKLKEDVTYKLEIENVSDETKAYHFELPEQEKGLRWHFPKTFTIAAKQTKTVPITLEVTTSQRKKGLNQGWVTLRSDETSYELPYLFVNKEANFPRIMGFEFGLQAFSDGKYEYRLYLPGGAKGLTVDLYDAKTLQFKRTLLQLEELKKGLTEGVIEGRKVGDSGSYLANITIVTENGETYYQQVPVKIMSD, encoded by the coding sequence GTGAGGAAAGTCGCTCAGTTATTCATTGTACTAACCATGATTGTCGGGTTAACTCCTATAAAAGTGAACGGCCAAATAGAATCCGACGAGCTATCCGTGATTGTGGAAGTGGATGGAGATCCCTATCAACATAAAGCTTACATAGAGGATCATCACCCTTTTGTAGAAGTAGTAGAAGTGTATGATACGTTGCTAAATGCAATCGCGATCAAAGGGAACCGACAGGATATCGAGGAAATCACGTTAATGGAAGACATAGAAAAAACATATCCAGTTCGTACTTATCACACAACAAATGTGAACACGAGCATTCCTTTCTTGAAAGATCCGGCTAACCAGCTGGATAAACCTCTAGCATATAATGGGGAAGGTGTGAAAGTGGGGGTTATTGATACAGGAGTCGACTTTCATCACCCGGACTTAACCAGCAGTTACGAGGGAGGATATGATTTAGTTGACTTAGATAAGGAGCCAATGGAAACCTTACCTGAGCAAGGTCAGCCAACCCTTCATGGCACACACGTCTCTGGAATCATTGCGGCCAACGGCAATATGAAAGGGATTGCGCCGGAAGCAGATCTATATGGATACCGCGCACTAGGTCCAGGCGGAATGGGTACTTCTGTACAGGTTATTGCTGCGTTAGAAAGAGCTGTAAATGATGGAATGGATGTTGTGAATATGTCCTTAGGAAATTCGGTGAACGGCCCAGATTGGCCAACAACAGTTGCAGTAAACAAAGCAATTGAAAAAGGGGTAACAGTCGTAATTGCCAACGGAAACGCTGGCCCGAACAATTGGACGGTAGGCTCTCCAGCTACGTCAGATAAAGCTATCTCAGTCGGAGCATCTACGCCTCCTTTAACCTATCCGTATTTGTTTGATTCCTTCACGGATAAGAAAATCCCGCTTCAAACCTTAATGGATTCAGTTCCGTGGAGTTTACAAAGAAAGTATCCTATTGTGTATGGTGGAATTGGTGAAAAAGAAATAAACGATGCAAAAGGGAAGATAGTTCTAATGAAGCGAGGCAAGATTCCTTTTGAAGAAAAGGCGAGAAAAGCGGAGGAAGCAGGAGCGATTGCTGTCTTAATCTACAATAATGAAAAAGGACCATTTCAAGGTGGACTTAATGATAAAGGCGATGAGATTACGATACCTGTAGCTTCCCTTTCTAAAAAAGATGGCGAATGGCTCTTAGAACATATGGTCCAAAAAAACAAATGGATGGCGACCGAATATGAAACGACAGAAGATAAGATGGCACAATTCAGCTCACGAGGACCTGTTACGATTTCATGGGACATTAAGCCAGAAATTGTTGCACCAGGAGCTGCTATAAATAGCACCGTACCGGGGGGCTATCAAGAACTGCAAGGGACTAGTATGGCAGCCCCACATGTTGCTGGGGGAGCTGTTTTAGTAAAGCAGGCACATCCGAACTGGACACCGGAGCAAGTAAAGGGGGCATTGTTGACGACGGCAATGCCAATAAGCGATGAAAAAGGAAACCGGTATGAGCCGATTGATCAAGGGATGGGCCGAATGCAAATTAAAAAAGCAATTCACACAGACACCATCCTTCATAATCCTTTACTATCACTTGGAAAATTAACAAAATTAAAAGAGGACGTGACCTATAAGCTGGAGATTGAGAATGTATCAGACGAAACGAAGGCCTATCACTTTGAACTACCAGAGCAAGAAAAGGGATTGCGCTGGCATTTTCCGAAGACCTTTACGATAGCGGCTAAGCAGACAAAGACAGTACCTATCACGCTAGAGGTAACAACTTCACAACGGAAAAAAGGATTGAATCAAGGTTGGGTCACTTTAAGGTCAGATGAAACCTCCTATGAACTTCCATACCTATTTGTTAATAAGGAAGCAAATTTCCCTAGGATAATGGGATTTGAATTTGGATTACAAGCGTTCTCCGATGGAAAATACGAATACAGGCTATATTTACCAGGAGGTGCCAAAGGGTTAACGGTTGATTTATATGATGCAAAGACGTTACAGTTCAAGAGAACGTTGCTCCAGCTTGAAGAGCTTAAGAAAGGCTTAACGGAAGGAGTAATAGAAGGAAGAAAAGTAGGCGATAGTGGAAGCTACTTGGCTAATATCACTATCGTAACGGAAAATGGGGAGACCTATTATCAGCAAGTGCCTGTAAAGATTATGAGTGATTAA
- the wecB gene encoding non-hydrolyzing UDP-N-acetylglucosamine 2-epimerase yields the protein MGNRIKVMTIFGTRPEAIKMAPLVLELKKQSDKFEPIVTVTAQHREMLDQVLEIFNITPDYDLNIMQAKQTLSQITTRALEGLDEVMKETKPDIVLVHGDTTTTFAASLAAYYNQIAVGHVEAGLRTWDKYSPYPEEMNRQLTGIMADLHFAPTEQSKQNLLAENKKEDSIFVTGNTGIDALNTTVSEDYQHPIIDSLGESRLVLMTAHRRENLGKNMQQMFRAIKRLVQAHPDVKVVYPVHLNPVVQETANEILGNDERIQLIEPLNAVDFHNFASRAHLILTDSGGVQEEAPSLGVPVLVLRDTTERPEGIEAGTLKLAGTDEETIFQLANELLSDSDAHEKMAKASNPYGDGQASVRIAEAIDYFFHNSKDRPQSFNVK from the coding sequence ATGGGTAACCGAATCAAAGTAATGACGATATTTGGAACAAGACCGGAAGCTATTAAAATGGCACCACTTGTACTAGAGCTGAAGAAACAATCGGATAAGTTTGAACCGATTGTGACCGTTACAGCACAGCACCGAGAAATGCTTGATCAAGTGCTCGAAATCTTCAACATAACTCCAGATTACGATTTAAATATTATGCAAGCGAAACAAACACTTTCTCAAATCACGACGAGAGCGCTTGAAGGGTTAGACGAAGTGATGAAGGAAACGAAGCCGGATATCGTACTCGTGCACGGAGATACAACGACTACATTCGCTGCCTCCCTTGCGGCGTATTACAATCAAATTGCAGTTGGACATGTGGAGGCCGGTTTACGGACGTGGGATAAATATTCTCCATATCCAGAGGAGATGAACCGCCAATTAACAGGAATTATGGCAGATTTGCATTTTGCGCCAACCGAGCAATCTAAACAAAATCTGTTAGCGGAGAACAAGAAAGAGGATTCTATTTTCGTCACCGGGAATACGGGAATCGATGCACTGAATACAACAGTAAGTGAGGACTATCAACATCCGATTATTGATTCTTTAGGAGAAAGTAGATTAGTACTCATGACCGCCCACCGACGAGAGAACTTAGGGAAGAATATGCAGCAAATGTTCCGTGCGATTAAGCGACTAGTCCAAGCTCATCCTGACGTGAAAGTGGTGTACCCTGTCCACTTAAATCCGGTAGTTCAAGAGACGGCCAACGAAATATTAGGAAATGATGAGCGAATTCAGCTCATTGAGCCATTAAATGCAGTGGATTTTCATAATTTCGCATCAAGAGCACACTTGATTTTAACAGATTCAGGTGGAGTTCAAGAAGAAGCGCCATCACTAGGTGTACCTGTGCTTGTTTTACGAGATACAACAGAGCGACCTGAAGGGATTGAAGCAGGCACGTTAAAGCTTGCGGGAACGGATGAAGAGACTATTTTCCAACTGGCAAATGAACTGTTATCAGATTCTGATGCACATGAGAAAATGGCAAAAGCATCGAATCCATATGGAGATGGACAAGCATCTGTGCGTATTGCGGAAGCGATTGATTATTTTTTTCATAACTCAAAGGATAGACCACAATCTTTTAACGTGAAATAA
- the upp gene encoding uracil phosphoribosyltransferase codes for MGNVYVLDHPLIQHKLTYIRNKKTGTKEFRELVDEVAGLMAFEITRDMPTEEITIETPVTEAKTKILSGKKIGLVPILRAGLGMVDGILRLIPAAKVGHVGLYRDPNTLKPVEYYIKLPSDIEERELIVIDPMLATGGSANDAIHSLKKRGANNIKLMCLIAAPEGVEVIQKDHPDVDIYLAALDEKLNEKGYIVPGLGDAGDRLFGTK; via the coding sequence TTGGGTAACGTATATGTGTTAGATCATCCGTTAATTCAGCATAAGCTAACATACATAAGAAATAAGAAAACAGGAACGAAAGAATTCCGTGAATTAGTAGACGAAGTAGCAGGTCTTATGGCTTTTGAAATTACAAGAGATATGCCAACAGAAGAGATTACGATTGAAACTCCGGTAACTGAGGCAAAGACAAAAATCCTTTCTGGGAAAAAAATAGGACTAGTTCCGATTCTACGAGCAGGTCTTGGAATGGTAGATGGTATTCTACGTCTTATTCCGGCAGCTAAAGTAGGACATGTCGGGTTATATCGTGATCCGAACACATTAAAACCAGTGGAGTACTATATTAAACTTCCTTCTGATATAGAAGAAAGAGAACTGATTGTGATTGATCCGATGCTTGCAACCGGAGGGTCTGCAAACGACGCCATCCATTCTTTAAAAAAACGTGGAGCAAACAACATTAAACTGATGTGTTTAATTGCTGCACCTGAAGGCGTAGAAGTCATTCAGAAAGATCACCCAGATGTAGACATTTACCTTGCAGCACTTGATGAGAAGTTAAATGAGAAAGGCTACATTGTACCAGGCCTTGGAGACGCCGGGGATCGTTTATTTGGAACGAAATAA
- the glyA gene encoding serine hydroxymethyltransferase, translating into MEHVKQFDPELFQAMEDERKRQNDKIELIASENFVTKAVMEAQGSVLTNKYAEGYPDKRYYGGCEYVDVAENLARDRAKELFGADHANVQPHSGAQANMAVYFSVLEPGDTVLGMNLSHGGHLTHGSPVNFSGKLYNFVEYGVDQETEQLNYVDILNKAKEVKPKLIVAGASAYPRKIDFQKFREIADVVGAYLMVDMAHIAGLVATGLHPSPVPYADFVTTTTHKTLRGPRGGMILCKEEYAKQIDKSIFPGIQGGPLMHVIAAKAVAFKEALSDDFKTYTKQIIANAQRLSEALQNEGIRIVSGGTDNHLLLLDVRPLNLTGKVAEKALDDVGVTTNKNTIPFDPESPFVTSGVRIGTAAVTTRGFGLEEMDEIASIIAGTLKNHEEEAKLKEMEGRVKALADRFPLYQ; encoded by the coding sequence ATGGAACACGTAAAACAATTCGATCCAGAACTTTTTCAAGCAATGGAAGATGAAAGAAAGCGTCAAAACGACAAAATTGAATTGATCGCATCGGAAAACTTTGTTACGAAAGCTGTGATGGAAGCACAAGGTTCTGTGCTCACCAACAAATACGCAGAAGGCTATCCAGATAAAAGATATTATGGTGGCTGTGAGTATGTAGATGTTGCAGAAAATCTTGCGCGTGACCGTGCGAAGGAATTATTTGGCGCAGATCATGCAAATGTACAGCCACACTCTGGAGCACAAGCGAATATGGCTGTTTATTTCTCGGTATTAGAGCCGGGTGACACCGTATTAGGAATGAACTTAAGCCATGGTGGACACTTAACACACGGCAGTCCGGTCAACTTCAGTGGGAAGCTTTACAACTTCGTAGAATATGGCGTGGATCAAGAAACAGAACAACTTAATTACGTAGATATTTTAAACAAAGCGAAAGAAGTAAAACCAAAGCTCATTGTTGCAGGTGCTAGTGCGTATCCTCGCAAAATTGATTTTCAAAAGTTCCGTGAGATTGCAGATGTAGTTGGTGCTTATTTAATGGTTGATATGGCACACATTGCTGGTCTTGTGGCGACAGGTCTTCACCCAAGCCCAGTACCATATGCAGATTTTGTAACCACGACTACACATAAAACGTTACGTGGACCACGTGGTGGGATGATTCTTTGTAAAGAAGAATATGCGAAGCAAATTGATAAATCCATCTTCCCTGGTATTCAAGGGGGCCCTTTAATGCACGTCATCGCAGCTAAGGCGGTTGCATTCAAAGAAGCTCTATCAGATGACTTTAAAACGTACACGAAACAAATCATCGCTAATGCACAGCGTTTGAGTGAAGCCTTACAAAACGAAGGGATTCGAATCGTTTCTGGTGGTACAGATAATCATCTATTATTATTAGACGTTCGTCCGTTGAACTTAACTGGTAAAGTAGCAGAAAAAGCACTAGACGATGTAGGGGTAACGACAAATAAAAATACAATCCCATTCGATCCGGAAAGTCCATTTGTTACGAGTGGTGTTCGTATCGGTACAGCTGCTGTGACGACTAGAGGATTTGGGTTAGAAGAAATGGATGAGATTGCATCGATTATTGCAGGAACATTAAAAAATCATGAAGAGGAAGCGAAGTTAAAAGAAATGGAAGGTCGAGTAAAAGCGTTAGCGGACCGTTTCCCTCTTTATCAATAA
- a CDS encoding TIGR01440 family protein, producing MSNLDINKWTSELADIVDEWIDSDYLKKGHLFIVGCSTSEVAGQRIGTSGSEEIAACIYDKLSELQQRSGVEVIYQCCEHLNRAIVVERKLAMTKGWTEVTAVPVPTAGGSMASYAFKQFRDPILVESVLADAGIDIGETMIGMHLKPVVIPLRFKQRYVGHARVNTARTRPKLIGGKRAEYPDNQMR from the coding sequence ATGAGTAATCTAGACATCAATAAGTGGACAAGTGAACTGGCCGATATAGTAGATGAATGGATAGATAGTGATTACTTGAAAAAGGGACATCTGTTTATCGTTGGATGCTCCACAAGTGAAGTGGCGGGTCAAAGAATTGGTACGTCTGGTAGTGAGGAAATAGCAGCATGTATATATGACAAGCTTTCTGAACTGCAACAAAGATCTGGAGTTGAAGTGATTTATCAATGCTGTGAACACTTAAACCGAGCGATTGTAGTGGAAAGGAAACTGGCAATGACCAAAGGATGGACAGAAGTAACGGCTGTTCCGGTTCCTACTGCAGGAGGTTCCATGGCATCTTATGCATTTAAACAATTCCGAGATCCTATCTTAGTAGAGTCTGTATTGGCTGATGCAGGGATTGATATCGGAGAAACGATGATTGGTATGCACCTAAAGCCGGTCGTCATTCCACTTCGATTCAAACAAAGGTATGTCGGACATGCGAGAGTGAATACGGCTCGAACTAGACCTAAATTGATAGGTGGAAAAAGAGCGGAGTATCCAGACAACCAAATGAGATAG
- the rpiB gene encoding ribose 5-phosphate isomerase B encodes MRVILASDHGGIRLREEIANLLKELNIEFEDIGCNCEGSVDYPDYAIPAAERVASGEFDKGILICGTGIGMSISANKVKGIRAALVHDVFSAKATREHNDSNILTMGERVVGPGLAVEIVKTWLHADFQAGRHANRINKITEYEEK; translated from the coding sequence ATGCGCGTTATATTAGCATCTGATCACGGTGGAATCCGTTTAAGAGAAGAGATTGCGAACCTTTTAAAGGAATTAAATATTGAGTTTGAGGATATTGGTTGTAACTGTGAAGGTTCCGTAGATTATCCGGATTATGCAATTCCCGCTGCAGAGCGAGTGGCTAGCGGGGAATTTGATAAAGGAATTCTCATCTGCGGGACAGGTATCGGAATGTCCATTAGTGCAAACAAAGTAAAAGGAATTCGTGCAGCGTTAGTACATGATGTATTTAGTGCGAAAGCAACACGTGAGCATAACGACTCGAACATTTTAACTATGGGAGAACGAGTTGTCGGACCAGGACTTGCCGTTGAAATCGTAAAAACTTGGCTACATGCAGATTTTCAAGCTGGTCGCCATGCCAATCGTATTAACAAGATTACAGAATACGAGGAAAAGTAA